One Actinospica robiniae DSM 44927 genomic region harbors:
- a CDS encoding AAA family ATPase: protein MSEIVNGQAASHCRYRGYAKTYGKCTEPYFSALYFSDTCSSHAAGGAVLKPTHIFDRDQEWQGLSSFIERTGPNATLGVISGRRRQGKSFLLQAAAEAAGGLYFAATEATEAESLRMFADALVRHARAPVEYPFRDWNDAIAFLFRQFTGKPTPVVIDEFPFLARASPSLPSIIQRELGPGGSGRGSSARLLLCGSAMSVMGGLLAGQAPLRGRAGLELVVQPFSYRDAAEFWGLTDPRLALLVHMVVGGTPAYREEFTGSDAPDGLADFDAWVVRTVLNRQSPLFREARYLLAEEPDIRDPALYHSVLAAIASGNTTNGGIASFIGRRSDQIAHPLNVLEDCALISKQPDLFRSGKAHYRIAEPLITFYEAIMRRRWAELERNRAPAVWEATRPTFLKQVAGPHFESVCRDFAAEADAELFGGLPAEVGSATVNDPAARTQIEIDVAVLAAQDSDAPRRILSLGEAKWGETIGHGHLHRLERARDLLTAKGYDTRETVLTCYSAAGFTPELQQDKRDHVLLIGPPQLYAR from the coding sequence ATGAGCGAGATCGTCAACGGCCAAGCCGCCTCTCACTGCCGCTACCGCGGGTATGCCAAGACCTACGGTAAGTGCACTGAACCGTACTTCAGTGCACTATACTTCAGTGATACATGCTCAAGCCATGCTGCTGGAGGCGCCGTGCTCAAGCCGACCCACATCTTCGATCGAGACCAGGAATGGCAGGGGCTATCCTCGTTCATCGAGCGCACCGGGCCGAACGCCACGCTGGGAGTGATCAGCGGACGCCGCCGTCAGGGCAAGAGCTTTCTGCTTCAAGCCGCGGCGGAGGCCGCCGGTGGACTGTACTTCGCCGCCACCGAGGCCACCGAAGCCGAGTCCTTGAGGATGTTCGCCGACGCGCTGGTTCGACACGCCCGGGCGCCCGTCGAGTATCCGTTCCGAGACTGGAACGACGCGATAGCGTTCCTGTTCCGTCAGTTCACCGGGAAGCCGACCCCCGTCGTCATCGACGAGTTCCCCTTCCTCGCTCGCGCCTCGCCGTCACTGCCCTCGATCATTCAACGCGAACTCGGCCCCGGCGGCAGCGGGCGGGGCAGCTCCGCGCGGCTACTGCTGTGCGGTTCGGCGATGTCGGTGATGGGCGGGCTACTGGCCGGCCAGGCGCCGCTGCGCGGCCGGGCCGGACTCGAACTGGTTGTCCAGCCCTTCTCCTACCGGGACGCCGCCGAGTTCTGGGGACTGACCGATCCGAGACTCGCGCTGCTCGTGCACATGGTCGTCGGGGGCACCCCCGCGTACCGGGAGGAGTTCACCGGCTCGGACGCCCCGGACGGCCTCGCCGATTTCGACGCATGGGTCGTGCGCACCGTACTGAACCGGCAGAGCCCGCTGTTTCGCGAAGCGAGGTATCTGCTGGCGGAAGAGCCCGATATCCGGGACCCCGCGCTCTACCACTCGGTACTGGCCGCGATCGCCTCGGGCAATACCACCAACGGCGGCATCGCGAGTTTCATCGGCCGCAGATCCGACCAGATCGCACACCCGCTCAACGTGTTGGAGGACTGTGCGCTGATCTCCAAGCAGCCTGACCTGTTCCGCTCGGGCAAAGCCCACTACCGCATCGCCGAACCGTTGATCACCTTCTACGAGGCGATCATGCGGCGACGCTGGGCGGAACTGGAGCGCAACCGGGCACCGGCCGTCTGGGAGGCGACCAGACCGACCTTCCTCAAGCAGGTAGCCGGGCCGCACTTCGAATCCGTCTGCCGCGACTTCGCCGCCGAAGCCGACGCCGAACTGTTCGGCGGCCTGCCCGCCGAAGTGGGATCCGCCACCGTGAACGATCCGGCCGCACGCACCCAAATCGAGATAGATGTCGCCGTCCTGGCAGCCCAGGATTCCGATGCGCCACGGCGGATCCTGTCCCTGGGCGAAGCCAAGTGGGGCGAGACCATCGGACACGGCCATCTCCACCGCCTCGAGCGCGCCCGCGACCTGCTCACCGCCAAAGGCTACGACACCCGCGAGACCGTCCTGACCTGCTATAGCGCTGCCGGATTCACCCCCGAACTCCAACAAGACAAGCGCGACCACGTGCTGCTGATCGGACCGCCCCAGCTCTACGCCCGCTGA